From Hymenobacter sedentarius, a single genomic window includes:
- a CDS encoding M2 family metallopeptidase, with the protein MKTPLLSILAAASLSACAPTAKAPVATAPAATAAPTAPAPPDYGAQAEQFLAGYNAEYVRLYTASSEAEWRSNTHIVPGDTANAGATTRANQRMAAFTGSADNIRQLRELLAHKADLTDLQTKQLETALYNAANNPQTVAEVVKRRIQAEAAQTEKLYGFDYKYAGKSVTTNDIDDLLRKETNPQKRQQIWEASKAIGPTLKEGLLNLRDLRNQTVQALGYPDYFTYQASDYGLTRDEMMALVRKINTELRPLYRELHTYARYELAKKYKVKQVPDYLPAHWLPNRWGQDWGSMVDVKGLNLDGVLAKKGAEWQVKQGERFYQSLGFPALPASFWEKSSLYPLPKDAGYKKNNHASAWHIDLNQDVRSLMSVEPNTEWYETAHHELGHIFYYLSYSNPDVPPLLRQGANRAYHEAIGSMMGLAAKQKPFLAGLGLVDPNTKTDQTQQLLKEALSYVVFIPFASGVMSEWENSFYADKLPADQLNAKWWALCKQYQGMVPPTTRGENYLDPATKTHINDDPAQYYDYALSYVILFQLHDHIAKNILHQDPHATNYYGNKEVGNFLRDIMRPGSSRDWRVVLKEKTGEDLSARAMVDYFQPLMAYLKQQNKGRKYTM; encoded by the coding sequence ATGAAAACGCCCTTGCTTTCCATTCTGGCGGCGGCCTCGCTGTCCGCCTGCGCTCCCACCGCAAAAGCCCCCGTGGCCACCGCCCCGGCAGCTACCGCTGCTCCCACTGCCCCAGCCCCGCCCGACTACGGCGCCCAGGCGGAGCAATTTCTGGCCGGCTACAACGCCGAGTACGTGCGCCTCTATACCGCCTCCAGCGAGGCGGAGTGGCGCTCGAACACGCACATCGTGCCCGGCGACACCGCCAACGCCGGCGCCACCACCCGCGCCAACCAGCGCATGGCCGCCTTCACGGGCAGCGCCGACAACATCCGGCAGCTCCGCGAATTGCTGGCCCACAAAGCCGACCTAACCGACCTGCAAACCAAGCAGCTGGAAACGGCCCTCTACAACGCCGCCAACAACCCCCAAACCGTTGCCGAGGTGGTGAAGCGCCGCATTCAGGCCGAAGCCGCCCAGACCGAAAAGCTGTACGGCTTCGACTACAAGTACGCCGGCAAGTCCGTCACTACCAACGACATCGACGACCTGCTGCGCAAGGAAACCAACCCGCAGAAACGCCAGCAAATCTGGGAAGCCAGCAAGGCCATCGGCCCCACCCTCAAAGAAGGCCTGCTCAACCTGCGTGACCTGCGCAACCAGACCGTGCAGGCCCTGGGCTACCCCGACTACTTCACGTACCAAGCCAGTGACTACGGCCTGACCCGGGACGAAATGATGGCCCTGGTGCGCAAAATCAACACCGAGCTGCGCCCGCTCTACCGTGAGCTGCACACCTACGCGCGCTACGAGCTGGCCAAGAAATACAAGGTAAAGCAGGTGCCCGACTACCTGCCCGCCCACTGGCTGCCCAACCGCTGGGGCCAAGACTGGGGCTCAATGGTGGACGTGAAAGGCCTGAACCTCGACGGCGTGCTGGCCAAGAAGGGTGCCGAGTGGCAGGTGAAGCAGGGCGAGCGGTTTTACCAGAGCCTGGGCTTCCCGGCCCTCCCGGCCTCGTTCTGGGAGAAGAGCAGCCTCTACCCCCTGCCCAAAGACGCAGGCTACAAAAAGAACAACCACGCCTCGGCCTGGCACATCGACCTGAACCAGGACGTGCGCAGCCTGATGAGCGTGGAGCCCAACACCGAATGGTACGAAACGGCCCACCACGAGCTGGGCCACATCTTCTACTACTTAAGCTATTCCAACCCCGATGTGCCGCCCCTGCTCCGCCAGGGTGCCAACCGCGCCTACCACGAAGCCATCGGCTCGATGATGGGCCTGGCGGCCAAGCAGAAGCCCTTCCTGGCCGGCCTTGGCCTGGTGGACCCCAACACCAAGACCGACCAGACCCAGCAGCTGCTCAAAGAAGCCCTGAGCTACGTGGTTTTCATTCCCTTCGCCTCCGGTGTGATGAGCGAGTGGGAAAATAGCTTCTATGCCGACAAGCTGCCCGCCGACCAGCTCAACGCCAAGTGGTGGGCGCTGTGCAAGCAGTACCAGGGCATGGTGCCGCCCACCACGCGCGGCGAAAACTACCTCGACCCCGCCACCAAAACGCACATCAACGACGACCCTGCGCAGTACTACGACTACGCCCTGAGCTACGTCATCCTGTTTCAGCTCCACGACCACATCGCCAAGAACATTCTGCACCAGGACCCGCACGCCACCAACTACTACGGCAACAAGGAAGTAGGCAATTTTCTGCGCGACATCATGCGCCCCGGATCCAGCCGCGACTGGCGCGTGGTGCTGAAGGAGAAAACCGGCGAAGACCTCTCGGCCCGCGCCATGGTCGACTACTTCCAGCCGCTGATGGCCTACCTAAAGCAGCAGAACAAGGGCCGGAAATACACGATGTAA
- a CDS encoding NADPH-dependent FMN reductase: MITLLAGTNRPNSRARRIANYYSIMLTELGAANQILDLAELPVDFIATALYAQVGTNPEFNRLARMLDAGNKIVIITPEYNGSFPGVLKAFIDGLPYPGGIWGKKAALVGLSNGGQGGLLAMTHLTDILMYLGTAVLPQRVRLPFIGQDLNKEDELNHDLSRQLLREQAVALLAF; this comes from the coding sequence TTGATAACCCTCCTCGCTGGCACGAACCGGCCCAACTCCCGCGCCCGCCGCATTGCCAACTATTACAGCATCATGCTCACTGAGTTGGGGGCCGCCAATCAAATCCTGGACCTGGCCGAGCTGCCCGTCGATTTCATCGCCACGGCCCTATACGCCCAGGTGGGCACCAACCCGGAGTTCAACCGCTTGGCCCGCATGCTGGATGCCGGCAATAAAATCGTCATCATCACCCCCGAATATAACGGCTCATTTCCCGGCGTGCTCAAGGCTTTTATTGACGGATTGCCGTATCCGGGCGGCATCTGGGGCAAAAAGGCCGCGCTGGTGGGCCTCAGCAACGGGGGCCAGGGCGGCCTGCTGGCCATGACGCACCTCACCGACATTCTCATGTACCTGGGCACGGCCGTGCTGCCCCAGCGCGTGCGCCTGCCCTTTATTGGGCAAGATTTAAACAAGGAAGACGAGCTCAACCACGACCTTTCGCGCCAGCTGCTGCGGGAGCAAGCAGTGGCGCTGCTGGCTTTTTAA
- a CDS encoding MFS transporter, giving the protein MSEVLILPRTSPTRARIAIALFFFVSGFGFATWASRIPIIQHRLGLNEAQLGAVLLALPAGLMLTLPVTGKLLQHFSSRQVMLVGAVFFNVALGLLGFAEHTWQLAVLLFCFGSSRNLLNLSVNAQSVGVQAMYGRSIIATFHGIWSVAGFAAAGLGALLIKSDVPTAFHFVAVSVVLTTAALLFFPGSLPLPPSPRARSPFSWPEKTVLKYGLITFASMACEGTFYDWSGVYFAQAVHAPKNVAPFGFAIYMVAMTSGRFLGDWLVGRFGIKPILQTSGVLMSTGLLMAAAFPTPLLAGLGFVLGGLGVSCVVPLVFSLVGKANPLGAGTAIASVSTVSYFGFLMVPPLVGFVAKAANLRWSFALVALLGGLVVWMVPKLRDEA; this is encoded by the coding sequence ATGAGTGAAGTATTGATACTGCCGCGCACATCGCCCACGCGGGCTCGGATTGCCATTGCGCTGTTCTTTTTTGTCTCAGGTTTTGGCTTTGCCACCTGGGCCTCGCGCATCCCCATTATTCAGCATCGGCTTGGGCTGAACGAAGCCCAGCTTGGGGCCGTGCTGCTGGCCCTGCCGGCCGGCCTGATGCTGACGCTACCCGTGACGGGAAAGCTGCTGCAGCACTTCAGCAGCCGGCAGGTGATGCTGGTGGGGGCAGTGTTTTTCAACGTAGCCCTGGGCCTGCTGGGCTTTGCAGAGCACACCTGGCAGCTGGCGGTGCTGCTGTTCTGCTTCGGCTCGTCGCGCAATCTGCTCAACCTCTCCGTGAATGCGCAGTCGGTGGGCGTGCAGGCCATGTACGGTCGGTCCATCATCGCCACGTTTCACGGCATCTGGAGCGTGGCGGGCTTTGCGGCCGCCGGCCTCGGGGCGCTGCTAATCAAGAGCGACGTGCCGACTGCCTTCCACTTCGTAGCGGTTTCGGTGGTGCTCACGACTGCGGCGCTGCTGTTCTTTCCGGGCAGCTTGCCATTGCCGCCCTCGCCGCGCGCCCGGTCGCCCTTTTCCTGGCCCGAAAAAACCGTGCTTAAGTACGGCCTCATCACCTTTGCGTCCATGGCCTGCGAAGGCACTTTCTACGACTGGAGCGGCGTATACTTTGCCCAAGCCGTGCACGCGCCCAAGAACGTGGCACCCTTTGGCTTCGCTATCTATATGGTGGCCATGACCTCCGGGCGCTTCCTGGGCGACTGGCTCGTGGGCCGCTTCGGCATCAAACCCATCCTGCAAACCAGCGGCGTGCTTATGAGCACGGGCCTGCTCATGGCCGCTGCCTTTCCCACACCCCTGCTGGCAGGCCTGGGCTTCGTGCTCGGTGGCCTGGGAGTTTCATGCGTGGTACCGCTGGTGTTTAGCCTAGTCGGCAAAGCCAATCCGCTGGGCGCCGGAACCGCCATCGCCTCGGTATCTACCGTCAGCTACTTTGGCTTCCTGATGGTGCCGCCGCTGGTGGGCTTCGTCGCCAAAGCCGCCAACCTGCGGTGGTCGTTTGCGCTGGTGGCCCTGTTGGGTGGCTTGGTGGTTTGGATGGTGCCCAAGCTGCGGGATGAAGCTTGA
- a CDS encoding DUF2062 domain-containing protein: MSPSEPQSLPLAPAPPRSWLRRRVLDPLFDLLRSGLSPEKLALTVGLGAAVGLVPALGITTVLSAAIALRLRLNVAAMQLATHLMTAFQLALLIPFLRAGAIIMGQGNQVAHLTIDRLRQLIAHEGWGAVGRLLWRAEVGALLLWAGASVPLVAVAYFVLRSVFRRVARRQTAAASEKTVA; the protein is encoded by the coding sequence ATGTCGCCTTCCGAACCCCAATCCTTGCCCCTGGCCCCCGCGCCGCCGCGCTCCTGGCTGCGCCGCCGCGTGCTCGACCCGCTCTTCGATTTACTCAGGTCCGGCCTCTCGCCCGAAAAGCTGGCGCTCACCGTGGGCTTGGGGGCGGCCGTGGGCCTGGTGCCCGCGCTGGGCATCACCACTGTGCTCAGTGCGGCCATTGCCTTGCGCCTGCGCCTGAACGTGGCCGCCATGCAGCTGGCCACGCACCTGATGACGGCCTTTCAGCTGGCGCTGCTCATTCCGTTTTTGCGGGCCGGGGCCATCATCATGGGGCAGGGCAACCAGGTGGCACACCTCACCATCGACCGCCTGCGCCAGCTCATTGCGCATGAGGGCTGGGGCGCGGTGGGCCGGCTGCTGTGGCGGGCCGAAGTGGGCGCGCTCCTGCTGTGGGCCGGGGCCTCCGTGCCGCTCGTCGCCGTTGCCTACTTTGTGCTGCGCTCCGTGTTTCGGCGCGTGGCGCGGCGGCAGACCGCGGCTGCCAGCGAAAAGACCGTGGCTTAA
- a CDS encoding MFS transporter has product MAPLPARTLPLLYAIILLDVVVGAAVGPVMPEFVRGLREPQLWLSVGTSLFLGVQLFSAPLLGRLSDGFGRRPIFILSAAGTLLANTLLLPVRAGLYFVNRASDGLTNGMYATARSAITDVSPPERLFSNLGIEGAIISLGFVLGPMAAGVLLTVLQVPAGQQAGYVIGLAVGLAALNVLLSFWLPETHRQRNGVRGAELRTELGLAINPLTLWARLQAKNASNPGIRRIVLTQVALTLSTGYYFYFVPFVSMGELQLDARAISYLFMYFGGLSIVLNYVFYTHFADRLNQRRAIVWLAVLGTPVLLGYGLVGTSKAAFYVLVTLDCLTLSLIQGLLEGRLARHTTEADRGEIFGLNQAFQALASFSTAVVFGGLSVLDLRLPWAWFALCLAAVAWLAARREQPVAAAAS; this is encoded by the coding sequence ATGGCTCCCCTACCCGCCCGCACATTGCCACTATTGTATGCCATCATTTTGCTCGATGTGGTGGTGGGCGCGGCGGTGGGGCCGGTGATGCCGGAATTTGTGCGGGGGCTGCGCGAGCCGCAGCTGTGGCTGTCGGTGGGCACCAGTTTATTCTTGGGGGTGCAGCTCTTTTCGGCGCCGCTGCTGGGGCGGCTGAGCGACGGCTTCGGGCGGCGGCCCATTTTCATCTTATCAGCCGCGGGTACGCTGCTGGCCAACACCCTGCTGCTGCCGGTGCGCGCCGGCCTGTACTTCGTGAATCGGGCTTCCGACGGCCTCACCAACGGCATGTACGCCACGGCACGCTCGGCCATTACCGATGTTTCGCCGCCCGAGCGGCTGTTTAGCAACCTGGGCATTGAGGGCGCTATCATTTCGCTGGGCTTCGTGCTGGGGCCCATGGCGGCGGGCGTGCTGCTCACGGTGCTGCAGGTGCCGGCGGGGCAGCAGGCGGGCTACGTCATTGGGCTGGCCGTGGGGCTGGCGGCGCTGAACGTGCTGCTGAGCTTCTGGCTGCCCGAAACCCACCGGCAACGCAACGGCGTGCGCGGCGCCGAGCTGCGCACCGAACTGGGTCTGGCCATCAACCCGCTCACGCTCTGGGCCCGGCTGCAAGCCAAAAACGCCAGCAACCCCGGCATTCGGCGCATTGTGCTCACGCAGGTGGCGCTCACGCTCAGCACGGGCTATTATTTCTACTTCGTACCGTTTGTGAGCATGGGCGAGCTGCAGCTCGATGCCCGGGCCATTTCCTACCTGTTCATGTACTTCGGGGGCCTGAGCATTGTGCTGAACTACGTTTTCTACACCCACTTTGCCGACCGCCTCAACCAGCGCCGTGCCATTGTGTGGCTGGCGGTGCTGGGTACGCCCGTGCTGCTCGGCTACGGACTGGTGGGCACTTCCAAAGCCGCCTTCTACGTGCTGGTCACGCTCGACTGCCTCACCCTCTCCCTAATTCAGGGGCTGCTGGAGGGCCGGCTTGCGCGCCACACCACCGAAGCCGACCGGGGCGAAATCTTTGGCTTAAACCAGGCGTTTCAGGCACTGGCCAGCTTCTCGACCGCCGTGGTTTTTGGGGGGCTGTCGGTGTTGGATTTGCGCTTGCCCTGGGCGTGGTTTGCGCTGTGTTTGGCAGCGGTGGCGTGGCTGGCGGCGCGCCGCGAGCAGCCCGTGGCGGCCGCCGCAAGTTGA
- a CDS encoding M90 family metallopeptidase — protein sequence MMPYLIFLAVVAAISYAFYRYATADSRRRSAVLAQEFPAAWRQILTERVAFYLSLTKNEKTRFEKQVQVFLASTRITGVQTEVDDTTRLLVAASALIPVFGFPGWEYRNLGEVLIVPDAWKLEDDPNKEVKPLEGTLLGSVQGFQNQHYMRLSKASLEQGFRDSLDRQNVGIHEFAHLLDEADGTIDGVPKAALPPELLQPWAALMQREIEAIAAGKSDINLYAATSEAEFFAVVAEYFFEKPEKLQQNHPELFELLGRVFRQNPKKRFLRWATDPREWLKTLRSRRKFGRNDPCPCGSGKKYKDCHLAQAQTAA from the coding sequence ATGATGCCTTATTTGATTTTCTTGGCCGTGGTGGCGGCCATTAGCTACGCCTTTTACCGCTACGCCACCGCCGATTCGCGTCGGCGCTCGGCCGTGCTGGCCCAGGAGTTTCCAGCGGCCTGGCGGCAGATTCTGACCGAGCGGGTGGCTTTTTACCTGTCGCTCACCAAAAACGAAAAGACTCGCTTCGAGAAGCAAGTGCAAGTGTTTTTGGCTAGCACCCGCATCACGGGCGTGCAAACCGAAGTGGACGATACCACGCGCCTGCTCGTGGCCGCGTCCGCCCTGATTCCGGTGTTTGGATTTCCCGGTTGGGAGTATCGCAATCTGGGCGAAGTACTTATCGTACCCGATGCCTGGAAGCTTGAAGACGACCCCAATAAGGAGGTAAAACCGCTCGAGGGCACCTTGCTGGGCTCGGTGCAGGGCTTCCAAAACCAGCACTACATGCGCCTGTCGAAGGCCTCGCTCGAGCAGGGCTTCCGCGACAGCCTCGACCGCCAGAACGTGGGTATCCACGAGTTTGCGCACCTGCTGGACGAGGCCGACGGCACCATCGACGGCGTGCCCAAGGCCGCCCTTCCCCCTGAGCTGCTGCAGCCGTGGGCGGCGCTGATGCAGCGCGAAATCGAAGCCATCGCGGCCGGCAAGTCGGACATCAACCTCTACGCGGCCACCAGCGAAGCCGAGTTTTTCGCCGTCGTGGCCGAATACTTTTTCGAGAAACCCGAAAAGCTCCAGCAAAACCACCCGGAGCTGTTTGAGCTGCTCGGCCGCGTCTTCCGCCAGAACCCCAAAAAGCGCTTTCTGCGCTGGGCCACCGACCCGCGCGAGTGGCTCAAGACGCTGCGCAGCCGCCGCAAGTTTGGCCGCAACGACCCCTGCCCGTGCGGCAGCGGGAAGAAGTACAAAGACTGCCACCTCGCGCAAGCGCAGACAGCGGCCTGA
- a CDS encoding YihY/virulence factor BrkB family protein: MTKLVSPPELPGPWWRELPILLHRAGRELGANDPLRLGAATAFFTSFALPPILIILIEVLSSLYPASLVRVMLLTKISDLLGASAAGLVTQIVQNVADPERSRLVTWVGFAFLLFVATTLFTIIQHSLNQLWQIRPRRSSGQFSNALRERLRSGGILVATALLSLLAFAADAALGLFATAIHDFDATFVYFLVRGLNAFVGWLILATWFGATFRTLSLAKVPWRAVTRGAALTALLISLGEVILGRLLVARDLGPVYGPASSLVLVLLFVFYSAMIFYFGAAFTKAYAHRIGLDIRPKKTAVRYRLVNVAEGEAGY; the protein is encoded by the coding sequence ATGACAAAGTTAGTTTCTCCGCCCGAGCTGCCCGGACCGTGGTGGCGCGAGCTGCCTATTTTGCTGCACCGCGCCGGCCGCGAGCTGGGCGCCAACGACCCGCTGCGGCTGGGCGCCGCCACGGCGTTTTTCACGTCGTTTGCGCTGCCGCCCATTCTTATCATCCTCATCGAGGTGCTCAGCTCGCTCTACCCCGCCTCCCTGGTACGCGTGATGCTGCTCACCAAAATCAGCGACCTATTGGGCGCTTCGGCCGCAGGACTCGTCACGCAGATAGTGCAAAACGTGGCCGACCCGGAGCGCAGCCGCCTGGTGACGTGGGTAGGCTTTGCGTTCCTGCTGTTTGTGGCCACGACGCTGTTCACCATCATCCAGCATTCGCTCAACCAGCTGTGGCAAATTCGGCCCCGGCGCAGCTCGGGCCAATTTTCTAATGCCCTGCGCGAGCGGTTGCGGTCAGGGGGCATTTTGGTGGCCACGGCCCTGCTGTCGCTGCTGGCGTTCGCGGCCGATGCGGCGCTGGGCTTGTTTGCTACGGCCATCCACGACTTCGACGCCACCTTCGTCTACTTCCTGGTGCGGGGCCTCAACGCCTTCGTGGGCTGGCTGATTTTAGCGACCTGGTTCGGCGCCACCTTCCGTACGCTCAGTCTGGCCAAGGTGCCGTGGCGGGCCGTCACGCGTGGAGCGGCGCTCACGGCCCTGCTAATCAGCCTGGGCGAAGTGATATTGGGCCGGCTGCTGGTGGCCCGCGACCTGGGCCCGGTGTACGGCCCAGCTTCCAGCCTGGTGCTGGTGCTGCTGTTCGTGTTCTACTCGGCCATGATTTTTTACTTCGGGGCGGCCTTCACCAAGGCCTATGCACACCGCATTGGGCTGGATATCCGGCCCAAGAAAACGGCTGTACGCTACCGGCTGGTAAACGTGGCCGAGGGCGAAGCCGGCTACTGA
- a CDS encoding succinate dehydrogenase/fumarate reductase iron-sulfur subunit, which translates to MNLTLNVWRQPNRNTEGRIVEYKVKDISPEMSFLEMLDVLNEDLLHAGEDPVAFDHDCREGICGSCDLFINGRSHGPEKGTTTCQLHMRKFSDGDTITIEPWRANAFPVNKDLSVDRSAFDRIIQAGGYISVNTGGVPDGNEIAIPKEIADRAFEAATCIACGACVAACKNASAMLFVSAKVSQLALLPQGHAERKTRVENMVAQMDKEGFGACTNIGSCAAECPVGISLENIAMLNREFIVAKATSNNLA; encoded by the coding sequence ATGAACCTGACCCTGAACGTGTGGCGGCAACCCAACCGCAACACCGAAGGACGTATTGTGGAGTACAAAGTGAAGGACATTTCGCCCGAGATGTCGTTCCTGGAAATGCTCGACGTGCTGAACGAGGACCTGCTGCACGCCGGCGAAGACCCGGTAGCATTCGACCACGACTGCCGCGAAGGCATCTGTGGCTCGTGCGACTTGTTCATCAACGGCCGCAGCCACGGTCCCGAGAAGGGCACCACCACCTGCCAGCTCCACATGCGCAAGTTCTCGGACGGCGACACCATCACCATCGAGCCCTGGCGCGCCAACGCTTTCCCGGTCAACAAAGACCTGAGCGTAGACCGCTCGGCCTTCGACCGCATCATTCAGGCCGGTGGCTACATCAGCGTAAACACCGGCGGCGTGCCCGATGGCAACGAAATTGCCATTCCCAAGGAAATTGCCGACCGTGCCTTCGAAGCGGCTACCTGCATTGCCTGCGGCGCCTGCGTAGCTGCCTGCAAGAATGCCTCGGCCATGCTGTTCGTTTCGGCCAAGGTATCGCAGCTTGCGCTGCTGCCCCAGGGCCATGCTGAGCGCAAGACCCGCGTGGAAAACATGGTGGCCCAGATGGACAAAGAAGGCTTTGGTGCCTGCACCAACATCGGTTCCTGCGCCGCTGAGTGCCCAGTGGGCATTTCGCTCGAGAACATTGCCATGCTGAACCGTGAGTTTATCGTAGCCAAGGCGACATCGAACAACCTGGCGTAA
- a CDS encoding DEAD/DEAH box helicase, translating to MQTPDTSAAGAAPKAPHTAKADLQFADFGLSPALLAGVAELNFTLPTAVQQLVLAPALDGQDVAGQAPTGSGKTAAYGLAVLQQVDPTSATVQALVLVPARELVLQVRDALKSLGKHMPNLRVAGYYGGHAMREEVKGMQQMPHVVVATPGRMLDHLERRTIIPNRLKVLVLDEADKLLELGFQEEMATIISRLPVRRQTLLFSATMPDKVLTLVREYLTKPRVMNVGGSNATTLPESLVLRGHVVNAADQKPAALFHIITQPNAGRSLVFANTRDRVEELTRFLKGRGLAAEALHGKMLQPERDKSMMKLRNGSATVLVATDVAARGLDVNELDTVVQFDPPHEAETFQHRAGRTARAGAVGTAHLIVTPYEQQKLQNWPSASSVQWAGLRPPALPTALPKAPRPTTVTLHVSAGKREKISAGDLVGAFVSVGGLERESVGRIEVFDHHSFVAVPEVVAEEVLEKMQGAKVKGKKVKVALIR from the coding sequence GTGCAAACTCCTGATACCTCCGCGGCCGGTGCCGCCCCAAAGGCCCCCCATACGGCCAAAGCCGACCTTCAATTCGCAGATTTCGGCCTCTCTCCTGCCCTGCTGGCTGGCGTGGCCGAATTAAATTTTACCCTGCCCACTGCTGTGCAGCAGCTGGTGCTGGCGCCCGCCCTCGATGGCCAGGACGTGGCTGGCCAAGCGCCTACGGGCTCGGGCAAAACCGCTGCCTACGGCCTCGCCGTGCTGCAGCAGGTTGACCCCACGTCGGCCACGGTGCAGGCCCTGGTGCTGGTGCCCGCCCGCGAGCTGGTGCTGCAGGTGCGCGATGCCCTCAAGAGCTTGGGCAAGCACATGCCCAACCTGCGCGTGGCCGGCTACTACGGCGGCCACGCCATGCGCGAAGAAGTGAAGGGCATGCAGCAGATGCCCCACGTGGTGGTGGCCACCCCCGGCCGCATGCTCGACCACCTGGAGCGCCGCACCATCATCCCCAACCGCTTGAAGGTGCTGGTGCTGGACGAAGCCGACAAGCTCCTGGAGCTGGGCTTCCAAGAGGAAATGGCCACCATCATCAGCCGCCTGCCGGTGCGCCGCCAGACGCTGCTGTTCTCGGCCACCATGCCGGATAAGGTGCTGACCCTGGTGCGCGAGTACCTCACCAAGCCCCGCGTGATGAACGTGGGCGGCTCCAACGCCACCACCCTGCCCGAAAGCCTGGTGCTGCGCGGCCACGTGGTAAACGCCGCCGACCAGAAGCCCGCGGCTCTGTTCCACATCATCACCCAGCCCAACGCGGGCCGCTCCTTGGTATTCGCCAACACCCGCGACCGGGTGGAAGAATTGACCCGTTTTCTGAAAGGCCGCGGCCTGGCCGCCGAGGCACTGCATGGCAAAATGCTGCAGCCCGAGCGCGACAAGTCCATGATGAAGCTGCGCAACGGCTCGGCCACCGTGCTGGTAGCCACCGACGTAGCCGCCCGCGGCCTCGACGTGAACGAGCTCGACACCGTGGTGCAGTTTGACCCGCCCCACGAGGCCGAGACCTTCCAGCACCGGGCCGGCCGCACGGCCCGCGCGGGCGCCGTGGGTACCGCTCACCTCATCGTGACGCCCTACGAGCAGCAGAAACTGCAAAACTGGCCTTCGGCTAGTTCCGTGCAGTGGGCGGGTCTGCGCCCGCCCGCCCTGCCCACCGCCCTGCCCAAAGCCCCGCGGCCTACCACTGTCACGCTGCACGTCTCGGCGGGCAAGCGGGAGAAAATCAGCGCGGGCGACCTGGTAGGCGCCTTCGTGAGCGTGGGCGGCCTCGAGCGCGAGTCGGTGGGCCGCATCGAGGTGTTCGACCACCACAGCTTCGTGGCCGTGCCCGAAGTAGTGGCGGAAGAAGTGCTCGAGAAGATGCAGGGCGCCAAGGTGAAGGGCAAGAAAGTGAAAGTGGCGCTGATTCGGTAG